The genomic interval CTCGATCAGATTATCCACCATCTCGGTCTCGCCTTGGGCGGCCGGCCTGCGGCGCGCTTTGCGCGACGGCTGATGCTGCCGGCTAGCAACGACACGCTGCTCCGGGTGATCCGACGACAAGGCCGCCCGCCTTTCATTCCGCCTGCCGTGGTCGGGATTGACGACTGGGCTTGGCGACGCAATCAGCGCTATGGAACATTGATCTGCGATCTGGAGAGACGCCAGACCATAGCCCTGTTGCCCGACCGGGAGCCGGCAACGGCACAGGCATGGCTTACGGCCCAACCGCAGATCACCATTGTCGCCCGGGACCGGGGTGGCGGCTATGCCCTGGCCGCAGCCAAGGCTCTTCCAACGGCGACACAGGTCGCCGATCGTTGGCACCTGATGGAGAATGCGAGCCGGGCCTTCGTCGACGCCGTTCGCAAATCCATGCGCCAGATCCGTGCCGCCGTCGGCACATCCACCATCAATCCGGATCTGCTGACCGCTGCCGAACGCATCCAATATGAAGGATATCTGCACCGTGAGGAGACCAACGGGGTCATTCTCGAACTCGCAAGGGCTGGGGTGACGATCAAGGATATCGTTCGCCGCACCGGGTACAGCCGTGGTCTGGTCCGGCGCGTCTTGCGCGGGCAGCGCTCGGATGTCTTCCGCACCCGTGAGAGCTCTCTCGAGCTGTTCCTGCCCTGGCTCGACGCGCAATGGGCGGCTGGACATCGGAACGGTGCGGAGCTCTGGCGCCGGCTCGGACTGCAAGGTTTCCGCGGCAGCCTTAGGGTCGTCACGGAATGGGCCACGCGCCGCCGGCGAGCCGAGGCGGTCGAGGGCGGCGCCCTGAACCGCACGCCATCGGCGCGAACCCTTGCACGATTGATGACCGTGGCTCGCGACCAACTGTCCAGATCCGAAACCGTGTTGATCGCGGCGATCGAGAGCGGCGTACCCTCGCTTGTCGAGGCCCGCGAGATCATCGCTGCCTTCCAGGCCATGATCCGTAAGAAGGCTCTTCCCGCTCTCGGCCCCTGGCTGGAACGTGCAGACTCAAGCCTCGTGGCGGCGTTCGGCCGCGGCGTAAGAAAGGATCACGCTGCCGTCGCCGCGGCCATCACGTCTTCCTGGTCCAATGGCCAGACCGAGGGCCAGATCACCAAGCTCAAGCTGGTGAAGCGCCAAATGTATGGACGCGGAAGCTCGATCTCCTGGAGGCGCGCCTCGTCGCTCCAGCATAAGGGACACCACCAAATATGCGTCAGAGCCAATATTGGACGCCGATTAGGGGTCAATATTCCGCGCCGTTTGACACTCTCGCACAAACGGTTCCCACCGATGGACAAGTGACCAAGATCGATCAGGCCCAAAACAAGGTCACGCTCAAACACGGGCCGATCAAGAATCTGGACATGGATGGCATGACGATGGTGTTCGTGGTCGGCGATCCGGCCCAGCTGAAATCAATAAAGGTCGGCGACAAAGTGAAGTTCGAAGCCGATCGGGTCGACGGTCGCCTCACCGTGACAAAGATACAAAAAGCGAAATGAACCACGCTCCGCGCAGGGAGGCCGTAAGCCAGCCTCCCTGCGACGGAGATCGAGCAAAACGGTAGCAACATCCGCGCACGCAAGGAGATCTGAGCGAGCACGACCAGTACATTCCAACCATAGAGAGAGCGAGGCTTGAATGGCCGACCGCTTTGAACAAACCTTAGAATTCATCGATGCAATAGAACGAGCTCAATCCACCGAGGATGTGGAGCGATGCCTCCTCGCATTTGCGGCAGGATTTGGTTTCACGTCCGTCTTCGGCGGGATCGTTCCGCTCAAGCCGATACCGCTGTCGGAAATCCCTTCCCGCATCATGTTTCAGGCGGTCCCCGAAGCCTGGGCCGAGCGCTACAACACCCGCGGCTACGTGTTCCGTGATCCTGTCGTCGGCCATCTGCTTCACCAACGCACGCCCTTCACTTGGAACGATGCCTATCAGGCATCCTCTCATTCAAACGACGTCCATGTTATTGGTGGAGAGGCCTCAGAATTCGGACTGCGAGACGGTTACGTCGTTCCCATTTATACGCTTGAAGGCAGTCTCGCAGCCATCTCCTTCGGAGGTCCAACAAAGGTGGCCGACGTGGCCGAGCTCGCTTCCTTGAACTTTGCAGCGAGCTATACACTTGGAAGCCACCTTCATCGCCAGGCCGCACGCACGCGGCGACCGAATACGCTGACGCCACGCGAGTATGACTGCTTGCTGTGGGCGGGCGAAGGAAAGACCGATTGGGAGATTTCGATCATCCTGGGAATCTCCCGGTCGACCGTACTCAAGCACGTCGCATCCGCTCGCGAGAAGCTTGGGGCCGTCAACAAGGCGCATGCGATTGCCACGGCGCTGCGCATCAAGCTCATCGGCTAGCATGGCGGCAGCGCCTGTCGCACTGCTCGTCTCGCTTGATCCGCCGTGGTCGCATACGAGCGCAGCAGCGGCGTCACTTTTCGGTTTCTCCAAAAGATTGATTGAGAGAACGCAGAGTTTCAAACGCTTCTTGCACCTTCGGCCCCGGCGCCGTTCTCAACACATCGACCATCATGCCGAACTCGTCGCGTTGGTCGGCCACCGCCGCAGCCAATATCTCACGAATGTCACAGTTCTCGCCCGCCGGCGCGGGCGGCTGAGCTCCGAGAGATAGTGCTTTGCGTTTTGGCTCTGCCGGAGAGGTCGGAGCGCGGCGCGGTGTCAGGAGTAAGGTCGGACCAGCATCCGGCGGTGTCGGCTTTGCCTTGGACGCGGGTTTCGATGGTGTACGCCGCGACGTCGGCTTTGGCTTTTGCACGCGCGCCGGTTCTTCGGATGCGGCTTCGCCGTTGTCTTGGGCTGGTTCCGGAGCTGGATTGATTGCTCCCTGCAACGCCTCGTCGTGCCAAGCCCGCAATCGTGGCAAAGTCGGCGGAGAGCTCTTGGCGCGTTCGAGGTAACTCCTATACGGCTTGTCCAGGTAGTGTCGGATCTTTGTGAGTTCGAAGGACGGCGAGTTCTTGACCATCAAGATCGAGAGTCGTGGGGACATCTCCCGCAATTCGAGCGGGCTGCGCAGCGGCCGCGGGGTGTAATGCGGCGCCCAGACCCGCGGCGCAAAAATGCCCTGCCCCGGCCGTTGGATCGGCGTCTTATACACCTGTGTGGTCTCGCCCAACATCTCTGAAACGAATTCGGAGGTATCGAGATCGTTGATCTGGATGAACAGCTTGATCTGAGAGCCGGACACCGTGGTGATGCGGGTGTTCCTGCCATAGAGCTCGTCCAACTGCGCGAGGTCCTGCATCACGATCGCCATCCGGAAGCCGTATCCGGCGCTGATCGTGATCTTGGAGATCAGCGAGTCCATGCGGCCGACGTGATAGAATTCATCGAGCATCAGGAGAACCTGATGGGGTTCGTCGTCGCCGGGAATCCTGACCATCAGGAGGTCGTGGATTTGCTGGAATAGGATACGGATGAGCGGCCGGAAGATGGAAAGCTCGGCGATCGTACACCCGATGAAGATGGTCATCGGCGTGCGCCTGAGCTCCCGGATGTCGAAGTCCGAAGTTTCCGTCGCGGCCGAGATGAGACCGTTGTTCCAAAGACTCATCGCCATGTTGACGTTGAATACCGCGCTGTTGCGCGTCTCCGGCTCGAGGGCGATGTACTGGTTGAAGCTGTCCACCACCCAGGTCGGCAGATGCTGCCGCTCGGTCTTGACGATGGCCCGCAACACGGTCGAGATATCCTTGCCGGTGGTCGTCATCCGGGCCACGGTGCGCATATGCTGAGCGCCCTCGATGAGCGGCGAGGAGAGCACATACCCGATCAGCGCGGAGAGCAGCAGTCGGCCAGCACCGGCCCAGGTATCGTCGGCCTTCTCCGGAATGACGAAGGAGGCCACCACGAGGCAGTCGGTGGCCATCCGCTCGTCGCGGCGCACGAAATCAAGCGGATTGTAGCGATGTGTGTCGTTCGAGCCGGGCGAGAACATGAAGACCTTGTTGCCCATCGCCGTGCGATGGTTGGCGAGGGCCTCGAAGTTCTCGCGCTTGGGGTCGAAGAAGACCGCCGAGCCTTGCCACAAATAGCCGTTGGGCAGGACGAAGCCCGTTCCTTTTCCGGACCGCGATGGTCCGACCACGAGGATATGCGCAGGTTCGTCGGACCGGATGGTGACGCCACTGAGCAATCCGAGCACGATTCCCCGCTTGGCGGTCAGACCCTGCCTTGCGGCTTCCATCAGGTGGCCGAAGCGGGCGGCCCCATAGGGCATCTGTTTGCGATTGATGAAAGTGAAGAGTGCCCCCCCAAGACCTAATGCGACGACCGCGGCGGCGGCATAGCCGGCCCGGATGAGCGCCTCAGTCCGCGTCGGAGGATAGAGCAGCCTGTCGTAGAATTGGCGCCAGGCGACGAGAAAGAAGTCGGCCGAACGGTCGGCATTTTGCATCGCGAATAAGGCCCACCGGCTTACGCCCTCGCTTGGGAACCGCTGTGGCGCCCAGCGGAGCGCGACCACCACCTCGTACGCCAGGCTCCACAACAACCAGAACGCCAGAAGGACGAGGAGCCCGATGCCGATCCGGAATGCGACGATGCGGCTCATCCGTCACGCCCCGTCGCCTGTTCACGCCGCCAGTCTGGCATCCGCGAGAAATAGATCTCCGATGTACCGCGCCAGCCGCCGACCTTGGTCTGCTGAACGACGATCGGAAGGACGGACTTGATGTAGGCGATGATCTCGTCGCGGCGCAGGCCAAGGCCTGCCTGCATGACCATCAGCGCTAGCTGTTCAAAGGCGCCGGCCGAGCTGTCGGCATGGACCGTGGTAATGCTGCCGGGATGTCCGGTGTTGATCGCTCTTAGAAACGAATAGGCCTCGGCGCCGCGGATCTCGCCGAGGAAAATGCGGTCAGGACGCAGCCGCATCGAGGCCTGCAGGAGCGTTTCGACGGTAACGCGCGCTTCGCCCTGGTCCCCCTTCGAGGCCACCAGGGGAAGATAGTTCTTCTGGATCGGATTGACCTCGCGCGTGTCCTCGATCGTGATGATGCGCTCGTCCGCCGGCACTTCCTTGAGGATCGCGTTCAGGAACGTCGTCTTTCCGGAGCTTGTCCCTCCCGAAAGGAGGATCGAATATCGACTGACAACGGCCAGCTTTATGAAGTCCTCGATGCGACTGGCGTCGAGATGTTCGCACAAGCGGCGATCGACGTCGGACAAGGCCCCCTCTTCCGCCATCGCGACCTTGTCGAAGGATCCCATGCGGCGATAGTCGTCGAGCCGCATCTCCTTGATGACCTGCTTGCGGATGGCAAAGGCGCCTCCCGAGGTCGTGGCGGGTGGAATAACGCCCTGAAAGCGCTCGCCAGTCGGTAATGCTGCGGACAGGAGCGGATGCTCTTCATTGATGCTTTGCCCGGAATGACCCGCGACACGCTCGGCCAGGTGGCGGATCGCGTGCTCGGTCAACGCCGGCACGTCGTAACGCTCCATCGCCGACTGTCCGAACCGTTCGATCCAGACTTCGCCCGGCCCGTTGGCACAGATCTCTACGACCTGGTCGTCCTCGAGCCAAGGCCGGATCGGCTCCAGTGCACGATCAATGAAGACCGTCAGGCTTCGCGCCACTACGCTCACGCTTCAGCTCCCTGAGGGCTTCCCTGACCGGATCCGGATACAGCGCCGAGAAATCGAGATCGCGCCGCACGAACACGATGATGCGCGTGCCCTGGTCGAGGTAGATGGTCGGTGGAATGTTGATGGAGTTGCGCAAGGCCTCCTGGGCAATGTTGGTCAAGGTCTGAGAGATGTTCTGCGCGGCGATCTGACGGGCCTGCAACGAAAGCTGGTTCTGGTTCACACCAGTTTGGGTTTGCGTCACCACGCCCGTCACGGGATCGGTGGTGGTGATGACCGTGCCGTTGCCATAGCCGTCGGTGTTTTGCCCATAGGCGCTGAGGAACTGGGCTCCGCCGCCGACCAG from Ancylobacter polymorphus carries:
- the virB11 gene encoding P-type DNA transfer ATPase VirB11 — encoded protein: MSVVARSLTVFIDRALEPIRPWLEDDQVVEICANGPGEVWIERFGQSAMERYDVPALTEHAIRHLAERVAGHSGQSINEEHPLLSAALPTGERFQGVIPPATTSGGAFAIRKQVIKEMRLDDYRRMGSFDKVAMAEEGALSDVDRRLCEHLDASRIEDFIKLAVVSRYSILLSGGTSSGKTTFLNAILKEVPADERIITIEDTREVNPIQKNYLPLVASKGDQGEARVTVETLLQASMRLRPDRIFLGEIRGAEAYSFLRAINTGHPGSITTVHADSSAGAFEQLALMVMQAGLGLRRDEIIAYIKSVLPIVVQQTKVGGWRGTSEIYFSRMPDWRREQATGRDG
- a CDS encoding LuxR family transcriptional regulator, with product MADRFEQTLEFIDAIERAQSTEDVERCLLAFAAGFGFTSVFGGIVPLKPIPLSEIPSRIMFQAVPEAWAERYNTRGYVFRDPVVGHLLHQRTPFTWNDAYQASSHSNDVHVIGGEASEFGLRDGYVVPIYTLEGSLAAISFGGPTKVADVAELASLNFAASYTLGSHLHRQAARTRRPNTLTPREYDCLLWAGEGKTDWEISIILGISRSTVLKHVASAREKLGAVNKAHAIATALRIKLIG
- a CDS encoding type IV secretory system conjugative DNA transfer family protein yields the protein MSRIVAFRIGIGLLVLLAFWLLWSLAYEVVVALRWAPQRFPSEGVSRWALFAMQNADRSADFFLVAWRQFYDRLLYPPTRTEALIRAGYAAAAVVALGLGGALFTFINRKQMPYGAARFGHLMEAARQGLTAKRGIVLGLLSGVTIRSDEPAHILVVGPSRSGKGTGFVLPNGYLWQGSAVFFDPKRENFEALANHRTAMGNKVFMFSPGSNDTHRYNPLDFVRRDERMATDCLVVASFVIPEKADDTWAGAGRLLLSALIGYVLSSPLIEGAQHMRTVARMTTTGKDISTVLRAIVKTERQHLPTWVVDSFNQYIALEPETRNSAVFNVNMAMSLWNNGLISAATETSDFDIRELRRTPMTIFIGCTIAELSIFRPLIRILFQQIHDLLMVRIPGDDEPHQVLLMLDEFYHVGRMDSLISKITISAGYGFRMAIVMQDLAQLDELYGRNTRITTVSGSQIKLFIQINDLDTSEFVSEMLGETTQVYKTPIQRPGQGIFAPRVWAPHYTPRPLRSPLELREMSPRLSILMVKNSPSFELTKIRHYLDKPYRSYLERAKSSPPTLPRLRAWHDEALQGAINPAPEPAQDNGEAASEEPARVQKPKPTSRRTPSKPASKAKPTPPDAGPTLLLTPRRAPTSPAEPKRKALSLGAQPPAPAGENCDIREILAAAVADQRDEFGMMVDVLRTAPGPKVQEAFETLRSLNQSFGETEK
- a CDS encoding copper-binding protein, which produces MRQSQYWTPIRGQYSAPFDTLAQTVPTDGQVTKIDQAQNKVTLKHGPIKNLDMDGMTMVFVVGDPAQLKSIKVGDKVKFEADRVDGRLTVTKIQKAK